A genomic stretch from Aedes albopictus strain Foshan chromosome 2, AalbF5, whole genome shotgun sequence includes:
- the LOC109622844 gene encoding uncharacterized protein LOC109622844 translates to MIRFSLYKLVMLLFFILAFYYIARWQIVLHNGNESHPQRFLHTCNVSEAYRNELEQLFHRVHEILARQGVTHILCYGTLWGQIRMTKMLPWRKKAEFCVFNEELMAREEASFLRAFYSNNLKIYYIHSEGLYRIFAENPDVGPYVELIVFQRDDAQSMYKRVGWKRRLLPPHCDWTPSLDCFPIHLLEASLPRRKLGRYFYSVPMGGIELQKYHYTQNWWKDIRVFNC, encoded by the exons ATGATCCGTTTCTCGCTGTATAAACTggttatgctgttgtttttcatCCTTGCCTTCTACTACATAGCCCGGTGGCAAATTGTTTTACATAATGGCAACGAGTCACacccccaaagattcctgcacACATGCAACGTTTCGGAAGCGTACCGTAACGAGTTGGAGCAATTGTTCCACAG GGTTCACGAGATCCTTGCGCGTCAAGGTGTGACGCACATCCTCTGCTATGGGACCCTCTGGGGTCAGATTCGCATGACAAAGATGTTGCCTTGGCGCAAGAAAGCGGAGTTCTGCGTGTTCAATGAGGAATTGATGGCCCGTGAAGAGGCGAGCTTTCTGCGGGCGTTCTATAGcaataatttgaagatttactACATTCACTCGGAAGGACTGTATAGGATATTTGCGGAAAACCCCGATGTGGGTCCATACGTTGAGCTGATTGTCTTCCAACGGGACGATGCG CAATCAATGTATAAACGAGTTGGCTGGAAGCGACGACTGTTGCCACCGCACTGCGACTGGACGCCGTCGTTGGACTGCTTTCCCATTCATTTGCTGGAAGCTTCGTTGCCACGGCGCAAACTGGGCCGTTACTTCTACAGTGTGCCAATGGGAGGAATCGAGCTGCAGAAATACCACTACACGCAGAACTGGTGGAAGGATATTCGGGTGTTCAACTGTTAG